One genomic region from Chthonomonas calidirosea T49 encodes:
- a CDS encoding GumC family protein — translation MNAPQMIVDATPTPDARDALGVVWRRGWAFIVVLALCLGVTALVNKYMPKKWTAQATLLVQPQPPSLVGADQSTRNAVETETPATEMQLLQSEQIAARSLDWAQRHANGLTVPSMSTKEFLDRLDIENPQNTQLINISFEYGNPQIATLMANAVANAFLQYKRELVEEYATGAINSLSQRVAMAKAKYDAALAAETQFKEQHNLTDIGAQQTALLSNYHNLQDQISQLQAKIAGEQQTYNLYKKQLAAENSAILTAKTVIDPETVSQDIQQYNAAQQQLEQDKLKYTPLYPGVIPNDEARVKMLKQKLDQDLAAITNSKVPSLNNHTQLQQNYYQAMTALLADQKQLGQMMEQSAGIAAKLRDLPALYEQYQKLEQRYQSAENVYQQLRNDLDAADANRAAAQPNIQIAQLATVPTDPSSPRIRFNFGIGALIGVILGITVMLLLEQNDSRMRSLKLARQMLPGPVIGTLPRISGSHIRALEAGEPAGPIAEAYSLARANLALALRDLRHEDLEGSQVVMVTSALPGEGKSITVASLARSAARAGKRVILINADLRRPAMNQIFRTNEKIGLAEVLIGAVSVEDALVSSDTPYLTILHSGTPDRNPSDLLALPTMSELIAYLRKEADLILIDTPPCSVVADALVLAPLCDCILQVVSLDMADQVTTLETAEALRAAEPKKLLFFINRSDTRANRNYHSYYYYNKNGASARNGHTPDKDKPSVPSLAPETNVSGEMALPQEEEG, via the coding sequence ATGAATGCGCCTCAGATGATAGTAGATGCTACGCCCACACCTGATGCCCGCGATGCTTTAGGAGTCGTGTGGCGACGGGGATGGGCGTTTATTGTTGTGCTTGCGCTTTGCTTAGGCGTTACAGCCCTTGTCAACAAATATATGCCGAAGAAATGGACGGCTCAAGCGACGCTTTTGGTGCAGCCCCAGCCGCCCAGTCTTGTTGGAGCCGACCAAAGTACACGCAACGCTGTGGAGACCGAGACTCCAGCCACGGAAATGCAACTGCTGCAGTCCGAACAGATTGCAGCACGCTCCCTCGATTGGGCTCAGAGGCATGCCAATGGGCTTACCGTGCCGTCTATGTCTACCAAAGAGTTCCTTGACCGACTTGACATAGAAAACCCCCAAAATACCCAGCTGATCAACATCTCCTTTGAGTATGGAAACCCGCAAATTGCCACGTTAATGGCCAATGCGGTAGCCAATGCTTTTCTACAGTATAAGCGTGAGTTAGTGGAGGAATACGCTACGGGTGCCATTAACAGCCTCTCCCAGCGGGTTGCGATGGCCAAAGCAAAGTATGATGCGGCTCTTGCGGCCGAAACACAGTTCAAAGAGCAACACAACCTAACTGATATTGGGGCTCAACAAACAGCTCTACTGAGCAACTATCACAATCTACAAGATCAGATAAGTCAGCTTCAAGCCAAGATTGCGGGAGAACAGCAAACCTATAACCTCTACAAAAAGCAGCTGGCCGCAGAGAATAGTGCTATTCTTACGGCAAAAACGGTCATTGACCCTGAAACGGTTTCTCAAGATATTCAGCAGTACAACGCCGCCCAGCAACAACTGGAACAGGATAAGCTAAAATATACCCCCCTCTATCCGGGCGTTATTCCCAACGATGAAGCCCGTGTGAAGATGTTGAAGCAGAAACTCGATCAGGACCTTGCGGCCATCACCAACAGCAAAGTGCCCTCACTGAATAACCATACGCAACTACAGCAGAACTATTACCAGGCCATGACTGCTCTGCTTGCTGACCAAAAACAACTTGGTCAGATGATGGAGCAAAGTGCGGGCATTGCCGCAAAGCTAAGGGATTTGCCGGCGCTCTACGAGCAGTATCAAAAGTTAGAGCAGCGGTATCAATCGGCTGAAAACGTGTATCAACAGCTAAGAAATGACCTCGATGCGGCAGACGCCAACCGAGCGGCCGCCCAGCCTAACATACAGATCGCTCAACTTGCTACAGTGCCTACTGACCCCTCTAGCCCACGGATTCGATTTAACTTCGGTATTGGAGCGCTTATCGGGGTGATTTTGGGTATCACCGTTATGCTCTTGTTGGAGCAGAACGACAGTCGGATGCGCTCGCTTAAGCTGGCTCGTCAAATGTTGCCCGGCCCTGTCATCGGCACTCTCCCACGTATATCCGGTTCGCATATACGTGCTCTTGAGGCAGGAGAGCCGGCAGGGCCTATTGCCGAGGCCTATAGCCTGGCAAGGGCGAACCTCGCGCTTGCCTTGCGCGATCTCCGTCACGAAGACCTCGAAGGCAGCCAAGTGGTTATGGTGACGAGTGCACTACCTGGAGAAGGAAAGTCCATTACCGTAGCCTCTCTGGCGCGTTCTGCCGCGCGTGCAGGCAAAAGAGTGATACTTATCAACGCCGATCTACGACGCCCCGCTATGAACCAGATATTTAGAACCAATGAGAAGATCGGCCTGGCCGAGGTATTGATCGGCGCCGTCAGCGTAGAGGATGCTCTTGTAAGCTCTGATACGCCCTATCTCACCATTTTGCATAGCGGTACGCCCGACCGAAATCCCTCTGATCTTCTGGCATTGCCCACCATGTCAGAGTTGATCGCGTATCTTCGCAAAGAGGCCGATCTCATTCTCATAGATACGCCTCCCTGCTCGGTAGTGGCCGATGCGCTAGTTCTGGCACCGCTCTGCGACTGCATTCTGCAGGTGGTCAGCCTCGATATGGCCGATCAGGTCACCACTTTAGAGACCGCAGAGGCTCTTCGAGCAGCCGAGCCGAAAAAGCTGCTTTTCTTCATCAACCGCTCGGATACGCGCGCGAATCGAAATTACCATAGCTACTATTACTACAATAAAAACGGTGCGAGCGCGCGCAACGGGCATACACCGGACAAGGACAAACCGTCTGTGCCCTCTCTTGCGCCAGAGACAAACGTGTCGGGGGAGATGGCGCTGCCTCAGGAAGAGGAGGGTTAA
- a CDS encoding ABC transporter ATP-binding protein, translated as MSQLPLLQVRGLRKHFPIQQRIGGRWRRAWIRAVDGVDLSIAKGETLGLVGESGCGKSTVGRALLRLIEPDEGEMWFLEHDVRSLKGEALRQLRREIGLVFQDPFAAFNPRLLVGDIVAEPLMAHGLVGTKADRFARVCQLLESVGLPASAAERYPHEFSGGQRQRIGIARAIATKPQLLVLDEPTSALDLSIRAQVLNLLLGLQESLGMAYLLISHDLTMVGHFAHRVAVMYLGVIVEEGPTEAIFQNPLHPYTQMLLAAAPRPDPSRRGVRKLLEGEPPSPIEVPSGCRFRTRCPFARERCAQEVPMLLERTPGHKAACHYAGELNALQ; from the coding sequence ATGAGCCAATTGCCGCTACTTCAGGTACGAGGGTTAAGGAAGCACTTTCCTATACAGCAGCGCATCGGGGGGCGTTGGCGACGCGCATGGATCCGCGCTGTGGATGGAGTAGACCTCTCCATCGCAAAGGGCGAGACGCTGGGGCTTGTGGGAGAGAGCGGCTGTGGAAAGTCCACGGTAGGGCGCGCGCTTTTGCGGTTGATCGAGCCAGATGAGGGTGAGATGTGGTTTCTGGAGCACGATGTGCGTTCTCTGAAAGGGGAAGCCTTACGCCAGTTACGTCGCGAGATAGGCTTGGTCTTTCAAGACCCCTTTGCCGCTTTTAATCCTCGTCTTTTAGTGGGTGATATTGTGGCGGAGCCGTTGATGGCGCATGGTTTGGTTGGTACAAAAGCAGATCGGTTTGCGCGAGTATGCCAGCTTCTCGAAAGCGTTGGACTGCCTGCTTCCGCTGCTGAACGTTATCCGCATGAGTTTTCGGGGGGGCAGCGCCAGCGTATCGGCATTGCGCGTGCGATTGCCACGAAGCCTCAACTGCTCGTTTTAGATGAGCCTACATCGGCGCTCGATCTCTCTATTCGTGCGCAGGTGCTCAATCTGTTGCTTGGCCTTCAAGAGAGCTTAGGCATGGCTTACTTGCTGATCTCGCACGATCTGACGATGGTGGGGCATTTCGCGCATCGTGTGGCGGTCATGTACTTGGGCGTGATCGTGGAGGAGGGGCCGACAGAGGCGATTTTTCAAAACCCCCTGCATCCCTATACCCAAATGCTTCTTGCAGCGGCACCGCGCCCAGATCCATCGCGTCGGGGTGTGCGAAAACTGTTGGAGGGCGAGCCACCCAGCCCTATAGAGGTGCCCAGCGGATGCCGTTTTCGCACGCGTTGCCCCTTTGCCAGAGAGCGCTGCGCCCAGGAGGTGCCTATGCTTTTGGAAAGGACTCCGGGGCACAAAGCGGCCTGTCATTACGCAGGGGAGCTTAATGCGCTACAATGA
- a CDS encoding MBL fold metallo-hydrolase, with protein MPIYRHLLGPMDNNTYLIVDEVTGEAALVDPSFDSEQLLPEIEQLGYSLRYILNTHAHLDHVVGNAFFAAWTGAPIALHKDDLGLLHAVPEQAKAFQVEVEPSPEPEILLEDGQELPLGELSIKVLHTPGHAPGHVTFLVEDAALVGDCLFQGSIGRVDLPGGSAEQLMASLHNRLLTLPDETRVLPGHGEPTTIGAEKRHNPFLRSSGHVEHER; from the coding sequence ATGCCTATCTATCGCCACCTACTCGGTCCAATGGACAACAACACCTATCTCATCGTGGATGAGGTTACCGGGGAGGCAGCGCTTGTAGACCCCTCCTTCGATAGTGAGCAGCTTCTCCCCGAAATAGAGCAGCTCGGCTACAGCCTTCGCTACATCCTCAACACCCACGCTCACCTCGACCATGTGGTCGGCAACGCCTTTTTCGCCGCTTGGACGGGAGCCCCCATCGCCCTGCATAAAGATGATCTAGGCCTGCTCCACGCGGTTCCCGAGCAGGCTAAAGCTTTTCAAGTGGAGGTAGAACCATCGCCTGAACCGGAGATTCTCCTGGAAGACGGTCAAGAGCTACCGCTAGGTGAGCTCTCCATAAAAGTGTTGCATACGCCGGGGCACGCGCCAGGACATGTTACCTTTTTAGTGGAGGACGCCGCTCTTGTTGGGGACTGTCTGTTCCAAGGGAGTATCGGTAGAGTAGACCTGCCAGGCGGATCGGCTGAACAGCTAATGGCCTCTCTTCACAATCGTCTCTTAACATTGCCGGACGAGACCCGGGTCCTTCCTGGGCACGGGGAGCCGACCACCATTGGTGCAGAGAAGCGCCACAACCCGTTTTTAAGATCATCGGGCCATGTGGAACACGAACGATAG
- a CDS encoding glycine C-acetyltransferase, whose amino-acid sequence MNGTLFQWLEAQLESLKEQNLYKPLVVMETPSEARITVNGKKGVINLSSNNYLGLANHPKVKEAAIRAIERWGAGAGAVRPIIGTMSLHMELERRLAAFKHVEAALVFQSGFTANAGVIPTITDAEDVILTDELNHASIIDGVRLSKAQRKIYKHLDMNALEEALKESQGAKKRLIITDGVFSMDGDVAPLKEIVELAERYDAAVMVDDAHGSGVMGGGRGTAYHYGVHERIDIQLGTLSKAVGVMGGYIAGSARLIDWLTQRARPFLFSTAQPPAVVAAVLAAIELMETDSSLTERLWENTRYWKEGLRKLGFDTGVSVTPITPVMVGDEGRAQQLQRGLFEEGVMALAIVYPTVAKGKARVRTMPSAMHSKADLDDALMAFEKVGKRLGII is encoded by the coding sequence ATGAACGGCACACTATTCCAATGGCTCGAAGCCCAACTAGAGAGTCTAAAAGAGCAGAACCTCTACAAGCCGTTGGTGGTGATGGAAACGCCGTCAGAGGCACGCATCACCGTGAATGGGAAGAAGGGAGTGATCAATCTCTCCAGCAACAACTATCTTGGGTTGGCCAATCATCCAAAAGTCAAAGAGGCGGCTATTCGCGCCATCGAACGCTGGGGAGCCGGGGCAGGGGCGGTTAGACCCATCATTGGAACGATGAGTCTGCATATGGAGTTAGAGAGACGATTGGCGGCGTTCAAACATGTGGAGGCCGCTCTGGTCTTTCAAAGTGGGTTCACAGCCAATGCTGGGGTCATTCCAACCATCACCGATGCGGAAGATGTGATTCTGACCGATGAGTTGAACCACGCCAGTATCATTGACGGGGTGCGCCTCTCAAAAGCACAACGCAAAATCTACAAGCACCTCGATATGAACGCTTTGGAAGAGGCCTTAAAAGAATCGCAGGGTGCGAAGAAAAGGCTTATTATTACCGATGGCGTATTCAGCATGGATGGGGATGTGGCGCCTCTAAAAGAGATCGTGGAGCTAGCCGAGCGCTATGATGCCGCCGTTATGGTGGACGACGCACATGGATCGGGCGTAATGGGCGGCGGACGTGGCACGGCCTATCATTACGGAGTGCATGAGCGCATTGACATTCAGTTAGGCACTCTCTCGAAAGCGGTTGGAGTGATGGGTGGCTACATTGCCGGCAGCGCTCGCCTCATAGACTGGCTAACACAGCGGGCACGCCCCTTTCTTTTCAGCACAGCGCAGCCACCGGCCGTCGTTGCAGCCGTACTAGCCGCCATCGAGTTGATGGAGACCGATAGTTCGCTAACGGAGCGTCTTTGGGAGAATACGCGCTACTGGAAAGAGGGGTTGCGCAAACTGGGCTTCGATACCGGTGTATCGGTAACGCCCATAACGCCGGTAATGGTTGGCGACGAAGGTCGAGCCCAGCAGCTGCAGCGCGGGCTTTTCGAAGAGGGGGTGATGGCTTTAGCCATTGTCTACCCGACGGTGGCAAAAGGGAAAGCACGCGTTCGTACCATGCCCTCCGCCATGCATTCCAAAGCCGATCTCGACGATGCCCTGATGGCTTTCGAGAAGGTGGGGAAGCGGCTTGGAATAATCTAA
- a CDS encoding DUF1802 family protein codes for MWNTNDRALKEWALACKMLQEGRQLLLIRKGGLREEEGRFVPRYPEFFLFPTFEHQRAELLQDRYKSELEPLTSSSNPGQVVISAYAVVTDVFQARSEEQVMAAAEEHIWNAEYVRQRFDFNPYDPLTLLVLRVYVLPQPIVLPFLKAYEGCRSWITLDRALSTEGAIPVLPTAEFERRRESLRTILARSF; via the coding sequence ATGTGGAACACGAACGATAGGGCCTTAAAAGAGTGGGCACTCGCCTGCAAGATGCTGCAGGAGGGGCGACAGCTCTTGCTGATCCGCAAAGGAGGCTTGCGCGAGGAGGAAGGGCGCTTTGTGCCGCGTTACCCCGAGTTCTTTTTGTTTCCGACTTTTGAACACCAGCGGGCTGAACTGTTGCAAGACCGTTATAAGAGCGAGTTGGAGCCGCTGACATCTTCGTCGAACCCTGGGCAGGTGGTTATCTCCGCCTATGCAGTGGTAACCGATGTTTTTCAAGCTCGCTCCGAAGAGCAGGTGATGGCCGCCGCTGAAGAGCACATCTGGAATGCGGAGTATGTGCGCCAGCGTTTCGACTTCAACCCCTACGATCCGCTGACCCTCCTTGTGCTGCGTGTCTATGTGCTTCCTCAACCGATTGTCCTGCCTTTTCTGAAGGCTTACGAAGGCTGCCGCTCCTGGATCACGCTCGACAGAGCGCTCTCCACGGAGGGAGCTATACCGGTGTTGCCGACAGCGGAGTTTGAGAGGCGTCGTGAATCGCTGAGGACGATATTGGCGCGGTCATTCTAA
- the lhgO gene encoding L-2-hydroxyglutarate oxidase — MFDFAVVGGGLVGLATCLALQDRFGPINLLVLEKEGSWGAHQSGHNSGVIHSGIYYRPGSAKARLCKQGREALIAFCDRHAIPYRICGKLIVACDETELSRLKGLQQRAVENGIPTQFLSGEQAKQWEPHVHCVGALRVETTGVVDFKQVCRAYAREVEARGAEMHLNTLLMGVRTEANFTTLESSQGDFRCRFLINCAGLFSDRVAQLAGLRPPVRILPFRGEYYTLQPPSADCVKGLIYPVPDPAFPFLGVHLTRTVEDHVHAGPNAVLSLKREGYTRKDFSLKDCWECLSYRGFWRLVLPYMREGLREIRRSRSRALFAKSVQRMVPDICASDLIPNGAGVRAQAVTPEGKLVDDFLILEAPNALHVCNAPSPAATASLAIGQEIAKRVPACWRGQ; from the coding sequence ATGTTCGATTTTGCCGTTGTAGGGGGCGGTTTGGTTGGCCTAGCCACCTGTCTTGCCCTACAAGATCGATTCGGGCCGATTAACCTCTTGGTTCTTGAGAAAGAGGGGAGTTGGGGGGCGCACCAGTCTGGGCACAACAGTGGGGTTATCCACTCCGGCATCTACTATCGGCCGGGAAGTGCGAAAGCGCGCCTCTGTAAGCAAGGGCGGGAAGCTCTTATCGCCTTTTGCGATCGTCACGCAATTCCCTATCGCATCTGTGGAAAACTGATCGTGGCCTGCGATGAAACGGAACTTTCCCGCTTAAAGGGTTTACAGCAGAGGGCTGTGGAAAACGGCATTCCAACGCAGTTTTTGAGTGGGGAGCAAGCAAAGCAGTGGGAGCCTCATGTGCACTGTGTGGGGGCGCTACGTGTGGAGACGACGGGGGTAGTGGACTTTAAGCAGGTATGCCGTGCCTATGCCCGGGAGGTAGAAGCGCGCGGAGCCGAGATGCATCTGAACACGCTTCTGATGGGTGTGCGAACTGAGGCGAACTTTACCACACTGGAATCGAGCCAAGGTGACTTTCGTTGTCGGTTCCTTATCAACTGTGCCGGTCTTTTCAGCGATCGCGTGGCGCAATTGGCTGGTCTACGCCCGCCGGTGCGTATTCTTCCATTTCGTGGAGAGTACTATACCTTACAACCTCCCAGTGCTGACTGCGTAAAAGGGCTCATCTATCCTGTGCCCGACCCTGCTTTCCCGTTTCTAGGGGTCCATCTCACCCGAACAGTGGAAGATCACGTCCATGCCGGCCCAAATGCGGTGTTAAGTTTGAAGCGTGAGGGATATACCAGAAAGGATTTTAGTCTCAAGGACTGCTGGGAGTGCCTCAGTTACAGGGGGTTTTGGCGTCTTGTTTTGCCCTATATGCGAGAGGGACTTCGAGAGATACGTCGTTCCAGAAGTCGCGCTCTTTTCGCGAAAAGCGTTCAGCGTATGGTGCCGGATATATGCGCTAGCGATCTGATTCCTAACGGCGCAGGCGTTCGGGCGCAGGCGGTGACTCCGGAAGGGAAGCTCGTAGATGATTTTCTTATTTTAGAGGCCCCAAACGCACTCCATGTCTGCAACGCGCCGTCGCCGGCTGCCACGGCCTCTTTAGCGATTGGGCAGGAGATAGCGAAGCGAGTACCTGCTTGTTGGAGAGGGCAATGA